One window of the Zea mays cultivar B73 chromosome 3, Zm-B73-REFERENCE-NAM-5.0, whole genome shotgun sequence genome contains the following:
- the LOC100502303 gene encoding uncharacterized protein isoform X34 has product MDLAGMKRRELQALCKRHGLPAGGTNADLVGRLDAVLSGPAVVEEEVAGVPARKGCLKQTGGGATEAKKVTFGAEVGKARRLRSRVIWSPVVAKTRGKSARAGTDSAAEDGISADVGADVPVRRSRRNSFNPAEAEEAGEAVAVDRKPKRKNQENDEGVAVIAQARVTRRSNLEWSATVLPPAVEKKRGRQNAAESDVQKSALVEVTARTTRSRSIVPVVVPPTVVENKRRKTGDPQTTVELTMLSDVPRSDFPATRSLRNKIVHVNNSVVDETHTTRQLENKMRPSTRRHQQVASSPEDKGQKIPATSKSPLLRWSRRNYSEANSANSVNIKLAKDSSTAQPLAHHNSHSEDLEKQPAVKEPIKRSTRKSIALAALEKEKDVIEGKNPEAHVRRSTRKSVVQVKDTKSIVEETQYANSEDVAKQPATKGPARGLRRKSVITELHEKEKSLIAEKNMETDEAILTRKPVIPVKNIKAVGEGIQIGKGKDVDKQFVVKQPTRRSSRKSVLPDMLENNSGLLAPKMNAEMNVRRSTRKSVLPDMHNEKQDHHKMARNENLQSGKYQDGEKQQKVKDSIRQSRRSIATVLLEGQNNDEGKKFKNPTRRTTHKSHALNAVEEVSMDHIEVGEEGLKLRKRSRFLLEISSSANVSWKHQNAQISNEKDNTEGSQQASNCTTSKRRSSKKRRTTAPEEVMPFKVANDDIVIMEETKDTLEYNNESSSKVQEICQVNAAREEFSSGPLLVTVAPSDEICTVQSVAVVIPGSESGDDANQSSDKSKQPQEHSVTQTVDDHLSETRSGKLDQSTCITGLVSDNCVVSEDKTLMSEDREEQSPVSGEQRVSLEANANEPEEKNLANVTSTDLHTKSLQHDIDRIAKETDKDVLSLVFPIEEHEEKYGVSPIAVEKCVCREASACESARKPLTVIFSNNLHTKHLQHDCDVLIKETGEEVLAQENCNDQPVPAQTDQEIKLNDELADPDVLAQENCNDQPVPAQTDLEIKLHDELADPDHEEQSPVSGERRVSLEANANEPEEKNLANVISIDLHTKSLQHDNGRIAEETDKDVSSLVFPIEEHEEKYAVSPIAVEKSVSREASACESAGKPLTVIFSNDLHTKHLQHDCDVLIKETGEDVLAQENCNDQPVPAQTDLEMKLNDELADPEVLAQENCNDQPVLAQTDLETKLNDELADLAMESGCSITERNEGLVAHNLDQEGFLEATPECKQECGLPEETVISSKETGSLLCADQSPIGLESLFSQESIVESVGHCALASATTHTENGFDDSKDCHNKSALENVHVPEPCSHNDTKGGIFKNVDCMHTSQRDDRMEGVPEANTDEEHVLSAFLLDANHLNVVINSEEVVCEGEDSKELLHSEDCKASSEKTDVNDGNVYGISDAVVRCALHAPADDNYEIFLGPNTDVPRQVYNDGCSDVKEDRFASKPWTIDIIEDASVKERSNLKDWQLDSKLEGTEIVESGLYFNKDIGNILHSGSIGEITPSGSGLSKDSSVDYRGEVLDGFSMEASLERSSTRGEQNGCRLDAIENPSITLATSGYKHEGALSEEAVYTKKNYAGTCLSNPRELIMELQSHFSKENINESDPHDSLVFPTAENSADEQLVKVHHGSNLSQLGLTDLLDGPIGCSNTDVLCQCDNHKNQSNEDKVEEVEAVSAAKYIESEVVLLPSQERSNLNNEQLNTKLESPNIMGSCLNCDNDVCNTSDNGSVFVIGKRTPSASGLPEDYPKDSDLQQPVLDSFSVVSSFQDNISGKKTVSGVAGSEILSLSLATPDYKHEDGFSEEAVCRTKNYTGTSSVDPRHLDMEGHSIYSEGGTEKSNLQDNLAFLSAESGKDEPIICHVEKLVDAHASSDTYQGPCQDLGRHEEQESCMSIPMQAKESGGVLRSSHTKGSVTAAQIDLAGDAHLIVSDNAAAKQVFSEEKEETKSISSSDIDILHEKSYSSGHDDHAACAAETQFYHPQKASISDGLHLGPSSLQVESLDALDSDILYVNTGVLEQHHKEGYYEPSVYQITSGICTMSEAEPFEVLETGKDVKTPSKLDEQLNPGLDGDEAEKHSLDCGTDTSPVMSKRTLSSPGSGPCQQYVNESTTSTQSTDNHPNDLPAPRSPEQSACFQNDNDSGSVGICQSSRRRGIDELCGKLQSFKVSSAVKGSYVAMGAPRPKPGDSTSRSAAALLRNIENTTAVKAGRPPVKPNADGKDSSRRALQPISGRPDSR; this is encoded by the exons TCATATGGTCGCCGGTCGTTGCCAAGACAAGGGGGAAGTCTGCTCGAGCCGGTACTGATTCTGCTGCTGAAGACGGTATTTCTGCAGATGTGGGCGCTGATGTCCCAGTGAGGCGGTCCAGGAGGAATTCGTTCAATCCTGCCGAGGCTGAGGAAGCAGGAGAGGCTGTTGCTGTTGACAGGAAGCCCAAGCGCAAGAATCAGGAGAATGACGAGGGCGTTGCTGTTATCGCTCAGGCTAGAGTTACGAGAAGGTCAAATTTGGAGTGGTCTGCTACTGTATTGCCTCCTGCTGTTGAGAAGAAGAGAGGGAGGCAGAATGCAGCTGAGTCTGATGTGCAGAAGTCCGCTCTGGTGGAAGTAACAGCTAGGACTACAAGGTCTCGCTCAATCGTACCTGTTGTGGTGCCACCCACTGTGGTTGAGAACAAGAGGAGGAAGACTGGAGATCCACAAACAACTGTAGAGTTGACTATGCTTTCAGATGTGCCCAGAAGTGATTTTCCTGCCACCAGGTCTTTAAGGAACAAAATTGTCCACGTTAACAACAGCGTCGTGGACGAAACTCACACTACCAGGCAGTTGGAAAACAAGATGCGTCCGTCTACTCGTAGGCATCAACAGGTTGCATCTTCTCCGGAGGATAAAGGTCAAAAAATTCCTGCTACCAGTAAGTCCCCTCTACTGAGGTGGTCACGGAGAAACTATTCTGAGGCCAATAGTGCAAATTCAGTAAACATCAAATTGGCCAAAGACTCGAGCACAGCTCAGCCATTGGCACACCATAATTCTCATTCTGAAGATTTGGAGAAACAACCAGCAGTTAAAGAACCAATTAAACGGTCAACACGTAAATCTATTGCTTTGGCTGCACTTGAGAAAGAGAAGGATGTAATTGAAGGAAAGAACCCTGAAGCACATGTTAGGCGATCAACGAGGAAATCAGTTGTGCAGGTTAAAGATACCAAAAGTATTGTTGAAGAGACTCAATATGCTAACAGTGAAGATGTGGCGAAGCAACCAGCAACTAAAGGACCTGCTAGGGGGCTGAGACGTAAATCTGTTATCACAGAATTGCATGAGAAAGAGAAGAGTCTCATTGCCGAAAAGAACATGGAAACAGATGAAGCGATATTAACGCGGAAGCCTGTAATCCCAGTTAaaaatattaaagctgttggtgaAGGAATTCAAATTGGTAAGGGCAAAGATGTGGATAAACAATTTGTTGTGAAGCAACCTACTAGGCGATCATCGCGCAAATCTGTGCTGCCTGATATGCTTGAGAATAATAGTGGACTTCTAGCACCCAAAATGAATGCTGAGATGAATGTTAGGAGATCAACACGGAAGTCTGTTCTTCCTGACATGCATAATGAGAAGCAAGATCACCATAAAATGGCTAGAAATGAGAACTTGCAAAGTGGTAAATATCAAGATGGTGAGAAGCAACAGAAAGTAAAAGATTCTATTAGGCAATCAAGGAGATCTATCGCTACAGTGCTACTTGAGGGACAAAATAATGATGAAGGAAAAAAGTTCAAAAATCCTACGAGGAGGACAACACACAAATCTCATGCCCTTAATGCAGTTGAAGAGGTCAGCATGGATCACATTGAAGTTGGTGAAGAAGGCTTGAAATTGAGGAAGCGCAGTAGGTTTTTGCTGGAAATATCATCTTCAGCTAATGTTTCCTGGAAGCATCAGAATGCACAGATCTCTAATGAAAAAGATAACACAGAAGGATCGCAGCAGGCATCAAATTGCACAACTTCAAAGAGAAGGTCTTCAAAGAAGAGACGAACAACTGCTCCAGAAGAAGTGATGCCTTTCAAGGTGGCAAATGATGACATAGTTATCATGGAAGAAACAAAGGACACACTTGAATATAATAATGAGTCTAGTAGTAAAGTTCAAGAAATTTGTCAGGTTAATGCTGCAAGAGAAGAGTTCTCTTCAGGTCCATTGCTTGTAACAGTAGCTCCTAGTGACGAAATTTGCACAGTGCAGAGTGTAGCTGTGGTGATACCTGGGTCAGAATCTGGTGACGATGCAAATCAAAGTTCTGATAAGAGTAAGCAACCTCAGGAACATTCTGTCACTCAAACTGTTGATGACCATTTATCTGAAACAAGAAGTGGGAAATTAGATCAATCAACATGCATCACAGGATTAGTCTCTGACAATTGTGTTGTCTCAGAGGACAAAACATTGATGAGTGAAG ACCGTGAAGAGCAAAGCCCTGTGTCCGGAGAACAGAGAGTTAGCTTGGAAGCAAATGCCAATGAGCCTGAGGAAAAGAACCTAGCTAACGTCACATCAACTGATCTCCACACCAAAAGTCTGCAGCATGATATTGACAGAATAGCTAAAGAGACTGATAAAG ATGTTTTGTCTTTGGTTTTCCCTATTGAAGAGCATGAAGAAAAATATGGAGTGAGCCCTATAGCTGTTGAAAAGTGCGTCTGTCGTGAAGCAAGTGCATGTGAATCTGCACGAAAACCCCTAACCGTTATCTTTTCTAACAATCTCCACACCAAACATCTGCAACATGATTGTGATGTGCTAATTAAGGAGACTGGTGAAG AAGTTTTAGCTCAGGAGAATTGTAATGACCAGCCTGTTCCTGCCCAGACTGACCAAGAAATTAAGTTAAACGATGAACTTGCTGATCCGG ATGTTTTAGCTCAGGAGAATTGTAATGACCAGCCCGTTCCTGCCCAGACTGACCTAGAAATTAAGTTACACGATGAACTTGCTGATCCGG ACCATGAAGAGCAAAGCCCTGTATCCGGAGAACGGAGAGTTAGCTTGGAAGCAAATGCCAACGAGCCTGAGGAAAAGAACCTAGCTAACGTCATATCAATTGATCTCCACACCAAAAGTCTGCAGCATGATAATGGCAGAATAGCTGAAGAGACTGATAAAG ATGTTTCGTCTTTGGTTTTCCCTATTGAAGAGCATGAAGAAAAATATGCAGTGAGCCCTATAGCTGTTGAAAAGAGCGTCAGTCGGGAAGCCAGTGCATGTGAATCTGCAGGAAAACCCCTAACTGTCATCTTTTCTAACGATCTCCACACCAAACATCTGCAACATGATTGTGATGTGCTAATTAAGGAGACTGGTGAAG ATGTTTTAGCTCAGGAGAATTGTAATGACCAGCCTGTTCCGGCCCAGACTGACCTAGAAATGAAGTTAAACGATGAACTTGCTGATCCGG AAGTTTTAGCTCAGGAGAATTGTAATGACCAGCCTGTTCTTGCTCAGACTGACCTAGAAACTAAGTTAAACGATGAACTTGCTGATCTGGCTATGGAATCAGGTTGTAGCATTACTGAAAGGAATGAAGGGCTTGTTGCTCATAATCTTGATCAAGAAG GTTTCCTTGAAGCAACACCAGAGTGCAAACAGGAATGTGGTTTGCCTGAGGAGACAGTAATTTCCTCAAAAGAAACAGGATCTCTGCTGTGTGCAGATCAATCACCAATTGGTCTGGAATCTTTATTTTCGCAAGAAAGCATAGTTGAATCAGTGGGGCATTGTGCACTTGCTTCAGCAACAACTCATACCGAAAATGGCTTTGATGATTCAAAAGATTGCCATAACAAGTCTGCACTTGAAAATGTTCATGTGCCAGAACCTTGTTCACACAATGATACTAAAGGAGGCATTTTTAAAAATGTTGATTGTATGCATACATCCCAGCGAGATGATAGAATGGAAG gagtaccagaggctaacactgaTGAAGAACATGTTCTGTCAGCCTTTTTGCTGGATGCAAATCACCTAAACGT AGTCATTAATTCTGAAGAAGTGGTTTGTGAGGGTGAAGATAGTAAGGAGCTTCTCCATTCGGAAGACTGTAAAGCTTCATCCGAGAAAACAGATGTGAATG ATGGCAATGTATATGGTATTAGTGATGCTGTAGTGAGATGTGCACTGCATGCTCCAGCCGATGATAATTATGAGATTTTTTTGGGTCCCAATACTGATGTACCACGTCAGGTTTATAATGACGGATGCAGTGATGTCAAAGAAGATCGATTTGCTTCCAAACCCTGGACAATTGATATTATTGAGGATGCCTCTGTCAAAGAAAGATCAAATTTAAAAGATTGGCAACTTGATTCCAAGTTGGAGGGCACAGAAATAGTGGAATCTGGCCTTTACTTCAATAAGGATATTGGTAACATTTTACATAGTGGATCTATTGGTGAAATAACTCCATCTGGTTCTGGTTTATCAAAAGATTCATCTGTGGACTATAGAGGGGAGGTTTTAGATGGCTTCTCAATGGAAGCATCTCTTGAAAGGTCTTCTACACGTGGGGAACAAAATGGTTGTAGACTAG ATGCTATTGAGAATCCTTCAATTACTTTAGCAACTTCTGGTTATAAGCATGAAGGTGCTTTATCTGAGGAAGCAGTGTACACAAAGAAGAATTACGCTGGAACATGCTTGTCAAATCCCAGGGAATTAATCATGGAGCTGCAATCCCATTTCTCAAAGGAAAACATAAATGAATCTGATCCTCATGACAGCCTTGTATTCCCAACTGCTGAAAATTCAGCAGATGAACAGCTGGTTAAAGTACACCATGGTTCTAATCTGTCTCAGTTAGGATTAACTGATCTGTTGGATGGACCAATTGGGTGTTCCAATACCGACGTGTTGTGCCAGTGTGACAATcataaaaatcaatccaatgaggACAAGGTAGAGGAAGTTGAGGCGGTGTCTGCTGCTAAATACATAGAAAGTGAAGTTGTGCTGCTCCCATCTCAAGAGAGATCAAATTTGAATAATGAGCAGCTTAACACCAAGTTGGAAAGCCCAAACATTATGGGATCTTGCCTTAACTGTGATAACGATGTTTGTAATACTTCGGACAATGGATCTGTTTTTGTCATTGGTAAAAGAACTCCATCTGCTTCTGGCTTACCAGAAGATTATCCTAAGGATAGTGACTTGCAACAACCGGTTTTAGATAGCTTCTCAGTGGTTTCATCTTTTCAAGACAATATATCTGGGAAGAAAACTGTTTCTGGTGTAGCAG GCAGTGAGATTCTTTCTTTAAGTTTAGCAACTCCTGATTATAAACATGAAGATGGTTTCTCTGAGGAAGCAGTATGCAGAACAAAGAATTATACTGGAACTTCCTCGGTAGATCCGAGGCATTTAGACATGGAGGGGCACTCTATTTACTCTGAGGGAGGTACTGAAAAATCTAATCTGCAAGATAATCTTGCATTTCTAAGCGCTGAGAGTGGAAAAGATGAACCTATTATTTGCCATGTTGAGAAACTGGTTGACGCACATGCTTCTTCAGATACATACCAAGGTCCTTGTCAAGATCTAGGCAGACATGAAGAACAAGAGAGCTGCATGTCTATTCCTATGCAAGCCAAAGAAAGTGGAG GGGTTTTGAGGTCTAGCCACACGAAAGGGTCAGTTACAGCAGCCCAAATTGATTTGGCAGGTGATGCCCATCTTATTGTGAG TGATAATGCTGCTGCCAAGCAAGTGTTTAGTGAGGAGAAAGAGGAAACaaaatctatctcttcttcagatattgATATCCTTCATGAAAAATCATACTCCAGTGGACACG ATGACCATGCTGCTTGTGCTGCCGAAACTCAGTTCTACCATCCACAGAAAGCATCTATATCTGATGGACTACATTTGGGTCCTAGTTCTTTGCAAGTAGAATCACTGGATGCTTTGGATAGCGATATACTGTATGTTAACACAGGAGTTCTCGAGCAGCATCATAAAGAGGGTTACTATGAACCCAGTGTCTACCAAATCACTTCAGGCATTTGCACAATGTCTGAAGCTGAACCATTCGAAGTTTTAGAAACTGGAAAAGATGTAAAAACGCCATCTAAGCTAGATGAGCAACTTAATCCTGGGTTGGACGGAGATGAAGCTGAGAAACACAGCTTAGACTGTGGTACAGACACCAGTCCTGTGATGAGCAAGAGAACCCTTTCTTCACCAGGATCAG GACCATGCCAGCAGTATGTAAATGAAAGCACCACCAGTACACAGTCGACTGATAATCACCCAAACGACCTACCCGCTCCGAGATCTCCTGAACAATCCGCGTGTTTTCAGAATGACAACGATTCGGGTTCAGTAG GCATTTGTCAAAGCAGCAGGCGAAGAGGTATAGATGAACTTTGCGGTAAGCTGCAGAGTTTCAAAGTTTCCAGCGCCGTAAAAGGAAGCTACGTAGCTATGGGTGCACCTCGTCCGAAGCCTGGGGACAGCACGAGCCGATCTGCAGCCGCGCTGCTCAGGAACATAGAGAACACAACTGCTGTTAAAGCTGGCCGTCCTCCTGTCAAGCCAAACGCCGATGGTAAGGACTCGTCTAGGCGAGCCCTGCAGCCCATAAGCGGAAGGCCTGACAGTAGGTAG